A region of Candidatus Aramenus sp. CH1 DNA encodes the following proteins:
- a CDS encoding DUF3211 domain-containing protein, with the protein MKIRRLIEHDHGDSVIYALSDPVFVFKNMFEASVEKWDTWYKVEIPLRGLFYLPFNLVVYITSVLRSTHSVKYVINVTDFAEHRWGIVMFKERHGLVDMEVDVEVPLNFVTSRILRNRVKGFTKNLNEAVRLYRIEKKI; encoded by the coding sequence ATGAAAATCAGACGCTTGATTGAACACGACCACGGAGACTCTGTCATCTACGCTCTTTCCGACCCGGTTTTTGTGTTCAAGAACATGTTCGAAGCTAGCGTTGAGAAATGGGACACATGGTACAAGGTGGAGATACCTCTGAGGGGCTTGTTTTACCTTCCATTTAACTTGGTTGTGTACATCACAAGCGTCCTAAGGTCGACCCACTCAGTAAAATACGTAATCAACGTGACCGACTTTGCCGAACACAGGTGGGGGATAGTGATGTTCAAGGAAAGGCATGGCCTAGTGGACATGGAGGTAGACGTGGAAGTGCCGTTAAACTTTGTCACGTCCAGGATACTGAGGAACAGGGTGAAGGGGTTCACCAAGAACCTCAACGAGGCCGTGAGGCTTTACAGGATAGAAAAGAAGATCTAG